The Kitasatospora sp. NBC_00374 genome has a segment encoding these proteins:
- a CDS encoding glycosyltransferase family 2 protein, whose product MTADHLPAPPSDRELYWYFGPQRRWVPVLSSLAFVCSALTMVSFSLRTVALWPFLAVLGINLVALTLSCVNGLRGRRFTRRSHELLISAWQPSRAPSVDLYLPTCGEPLPVLANAYRAVADVEWQGALTVWVLDDADRPEVAELARRHGYRYVVRPDRGHLKKAGNLNHALGLGDGEFIAILDADFAPRPDFLRHLLPYLSDPQVGIVQSPQCFDTDPAMGWIERAAGAAQEWFFRWIQPSRDASDAAICCGSNAVYRRAAIEAAGGFARLDHSEDMYTGLALHGRGYRTVYVPVLVAKGTSPAGLASFVNQQYRWAMGNLHLVGRSELARLGLPWRMRLCYYEGVVGYLTMFVNILTAPLPPLVMLFRYPGQIRAWYALPLISLLWLWHVLLPRVSRTRWRIEVIRANTLMAFAAGAAILHTLRGHSAAWVPTGAGRARPGGMARRVVLVTMLWTAGTVAATAVGLALTVARYGWWPTWGLALYLLVQAQIGLPLVRDLAVELRGSTRPGRARPGSAMRPRRWPEALAVTSSLALIALIASGWVAPMLPWLG is encoded by the coding sequence ATGACTGCCGATCACCTACCCGCACCACCGAGCGACCGGGAGCTGTACTGGTACTTCGGCCCGCAGCGCCGCTGGGTGCCGGTCCTCTCCTCGCTCGCGTTCGTCTGCTCCGCACTGACCATGGTGTCCTTCTCGCTGCGGACCGTCGCGCTCTGGCCCTTCCTGGCCGTGCTCGGCATCAACCTGGTCGCCCTGACCCTGTCCTGCGTGAACGGACTGCGCGGGCGCCGCTTCACCCGCCGCTCGCACGAGCTGCTGATCTCCGCCTGGCAGCCCTCCCGGGCCCCGTCCGTCGACCTCTACCTGCCCACCTGCGGCGAGCCGCTGCCGGTGCTGGCCAACGCCTACCGGGCCGTCGCGGACGTCGAGTGGCAGGGCGCCCTCACCGTCTGGGTGCTCGACGACGCCGACCGCCCCGAGGTCGCCGAGCTCGCCCGGCGGCACGGCTACCGCTACGTGGTGCGGCCCGACCGGGGGCACCTGAAGAAGGCCGGCAACCTCAACCACGCGCTCGGCCTCGGCGACGGCGAGTTCATCGCCATCCTGGACGCCGACTTCGCCCCCCGCCCGGACTTCCTGCGCCACCTGCTCCCGTACCTCTCCGACCCGCAGGTCGGCATCGTGCAGAGCCCGCAGTGCTTCGACACCGACCCGGCGATGGGCTGGATCGAACGGGCCGCCGGCGCCGCCCAGGAGTGGTTCTTCCGCTGGATCCAGCCCTCCCGGGACGCCAGCGACGCCGCGATCTGCTGCGGCAGCAACGCCGTCTACCGGCGTGCCGCGATCGAGGCCGCCGGCGGCTTCGCCCGGCTCGACCACAGCGAGGACATGTACACCGGCCTCGCCCTGCACGGGCGCGGCTACCGCACGGTCTACGTCCCGGTGCTGGTCGCCAAGGGCACCTCCCCGGCCGGCCTGGCCTCCTTCGTCAACCAGCAGTACCGCTGGGCGATGGGCAACCTGCACCTGGTCGGCCGCTCCGAGCTCGCCCGGCTCGGCCTGCCCTGGCGGATGCGGCTGTGCTACTACGAGGGCGTGGTCGGCTACCTGACCATGTTCGTCAACATCCTCACCGCGCCGCTGCCGCCGCTGGTGATGCTGTTCCGGTACCCCGGCCAGATCAGGGCCTGGTACGCGCTGCCGCTGATCTCGCTGCTGTGGCTGTGGCACGTGCTGCTGCCCCGGGTGAGCCGCACCCGCTGGCGGATCGAGGTGATCCGCGCCAACACGCTGATGGCCTTCGCCGCCGGCGCCGCGATCCTGCACACGCTGCGCGGGCACAGCGCCGCCTGGGTGCCCACCGGCGCCGGGCGGGCCCGGCCCGGCGGGATGGCCCGCCGGGTGGTGCTGGTGACCATGCTGTGGACGGCCGGCACCGTCGCGGCCACCGCCGTCGGCCTGGCCCTCACGGTCGCCCGCTACGGCTGGTGGCCGACCTGGGGCCTCGCCCTGTACCTGCTGGTGCAGGCCCAGATCGGGCTGCCGCTGGTCCGCGACCTGGCCGTGGAGCTGCGTGGTTCCACCCGCCCCGGCAGGGCCCGGCCCGGCTCCGCGATGCGCCCGCGCCGCTGGCCCGAGGCGCTGGCCGTCACCAGTTCACTCGCCCTGATCGCCCTGATCGCGTCCGGCTGGGTGGCCCCGATGCTGCCCTGGCTGGGCTGA
- a CDS encoding carboxymuconolactone decarboxylase family protein → MQARMQNPAVVIPEAMPAVLSVAKAAQKGGVPQATLELVHLRASQINGCGYCVVGGVASARKAGESDERLSAVAAWRDAPYFTAAERAALALAEAVTRLSDRTDPVPDPVWDEAARHFDEKQLSGLVLWIGVTNLFNRLNVTTRQVAGATW, encoded by the coding sequence ATGCAGGCACGGATGCAGAACCCCGCGGTGGTCATTCCCGAGGCCATGCCGGCCGTTCTGAGTGTGGCCAAGGCCGCACAGAAGGGCGGAGTGCCGCAGGCGACGCTGGAGCTGGTGCACCTGCGGGCGAGCCAGATCAACGGCTGCGGCTACTGCGTGGTCGGAGGCGTGGCCAGTGCGCGCAAGGCGGGTGAGAGCGACGAGCGGCTGTCCGCGGTGGCGGCCTGGCGGGACGCGCCGTACTTCACGGCCGCCGAGCGGGCGGCGCTGGCGCTGGCCGAGGCCGTGACCCGGCTGAGCGACCGGACCGACCCGGTGCCGGACCCGGTCTGGGACGAGGCGGCGCGGCACTTCGACGAGAAGCAGCTGTCGGGGCTGGTCCTGTGGATCGGGGTGACCAACCTCTTCAACCGGCTGAACGTGACCACCCGCCAGGTCGCGGGCGCCACCTGGTAG
- a CDS encoding ArsR/SmtB family transcription factor gives MPEPAPEEIRLECVLHALADPVRLRIVAELAEPGCELNCLAFDLPVTKSTGTHHFRVLREAGVIRQWRRGTSKMNTLRRTDLARLYPGLLESVLAALRSRPAGAAQG, from the coding sequence CTGCCGGAGCCGGCGCCGGAGGAGATCCGGCTGGAGTGCGTGCTGCACGCGCTGGCCGATCCGGTCCGGCTGCGGATCGTCGCCGAGCTGGCCGAGCCCGGTTGCGAGCTGAACTGCCTCGCCTTCGACCTGCCGGTGACCAAGTCGACCGGCACCCACCACTTCCGGGTGCTGCGCGAGGCCGGGGTGATCCGGCAGTGGCGGCGCGGCACCTCGAAGATGAACACGCTGCGCCGGACGGACCTGGCGCGGCTCTACCCGGGCCTGCTGGAGAGCGTGCTGGCAGCCCTGCGCAGCCGCCCGGCCGGGGCCGCGCAGGGCTGA
- a CDS encoding TetR/AcrR family transcriptional regulator → MEKEPPATDLREEPPARPRNRRGEGPRLREEIIRAAIALIEREGSKEAVTLRAVAREVGIAAPSIYGHFADRDAIVDAVVGEALARLQRTTETATAAHDDPVDALLAGCAAYVEFGTREPACYRIVFGSSRQRVEPSPCEGPSRPNGLDSFMALVRSLETCVEAGRSASTDPFGDAVALWTALHGQVTLRAALPDFPWPPTDTVEQLVRRLGLIIG, encoded by the coding sequence ATGGAGAAGGAGCCGCCCGCCACCGACCTGCGGGAAGAGCCACCGGCCCGGCCCAGGAACCGTCGGGGCGAGGGCCCCCGGCTGCGCGAGGAGATCATCCGGGCGGCCATCGCGCTGATCGAACGCGAGGGCTCCAAGGAGGCCGTCACCCTGCGCGCGGTGGCCCGCGAGGTCGGCATCGCCGCCCCCTCCATCTACGGCCACTTCGCCGACCGGGACGCCATCGTGGACGCCGTCGTCGGCGAGGCGCTGGCCCGGCTGCAGCGCACGACCGAGACCGCCACCGCCGCCCACGACGACCCGGTGGACGCGCTGCTCGCCGGCTGCGCCGCGTACGTGGAGTTCGGCACCCGCGAGCCGGCCTGCTACCGGATCGTCTTCGGCTCCTCCCGGCAGCGGGTGGAGCCGTCCCCCTGCGAGGGCCCGAGCCGGCCGAACGGACTGGACTCGTTCATGGCCCTGGTGCGCAGCCTGGAGACCTGCGTCGAGGCCGGACGGTCCGCCAGCACCGACCCGTTCGGTGACGCCGTCGCGCTGTGGACGGCGCTGCACGGGCAGGTCACGCTGCGCGCCGCGTTGCCGGACTTCCCCTGGCCGCCGACCGACACCGTGGAGCAGCTGGTCCGCCGGCTCGGTCTGATCATCGGCTAG
- a CDS encoding gluconokinase produces MALTVENQPPAVVVMGVSGVGKTTVAELLAARLHLPYAEADDFHPAANIAKMSAGTPLDDRDREPWLIALGGWLAERRAAGTGGVVTCSALKRRYRDTLRAHCPDAFFLHLAGSHRLVEDRLAHRSGHFMPVSLLDSQYAALEPLQPDELGAALDVGPGPEDLAAAAVELLRPALT; encoded by the coding sequence ATGGCTCTCACCGTCGAGAACCAGCCGCCCGCGGTCGTCGTCATGGGCGTCTCCGGCGTCGGCAAGACCACCGTCGCCGAGCTGCTGGCCGCCCGCCTCCACCTGCCGTACGCGGAGGCCGACGACTTCCACCCCGCCGCCAACATCGCCAAGATGTCGGCCGGCACCCCCCTCGACGACCGGGACCGCGAACCCTGGCTGATCGCCCTCGGCGGCTGGCTCGCCGAGCGCCGGGCAGCCGGGACGGGCGGAGTGGTCACCTGCTCCGCCCTGAAACGCCGCTACCGCGACACCCTGCGCGCCCACTGCCCGGATGCGTTCTTCCTGCACCTGGCCGGCAGCCACCGCCTGGTCGAGGACCGCCTCGCCCACCGCAGCGGCCACTTCATGCCGGTCTCCCTGCTCGACTCCCAGTACGCCGCGCTCGAACCGCTCCAGCCGGACGAGCTCGGAGCCGCGCTCGACGTCGGCCCCGGGCCCGAGGACCTCGCCGCGGCGGCCGTCGAACTGCTCCGCCCCGCCCTGACCTGA
- a CDS encoding NADH:flavin oxidoreductase/NADH oxidase, which yields MSALFEPLTLRSLTVPNRVWMAPMCMYSAAADGADLGVATDFHLAHLGSRAAGGAGLVMVEATAVRPEGRISPYDLGLWNDRQQQALGRIAALVASHGAVPAVQLAHSGRKAGTRQPWLGGTPVPPEEGGWQPVGPSDLPFGANPVPHELTVEEIGAVVRSFAEAAQRALAAGFQVAEVHGAHGYLIHSFLSPAANHRSDGYGGGFAGRARLALEVAAAVRAVWPADLPVFFRVSATDWLAGEPSWTVDDSALLAKELQGVGVDLVDVSSGGLAPHADVRVGPGYQVPFAARVRELGGLPVSAVGLITEPEQAERILTDGLADAVMLGRELLRNPYWPQHAARTLGAERRWPRQYGFAVGARG from the coding sequence ATGAGTGCCCTGTTCGAGCCGCTCACCCTGCGTTCGCTGACCGTGCCCAACCGGGTCTGGATGGCGCCGATGTGCATGTACTCGGCGGCCGCCGACGGCGCCGACCTGGGCGTGGCCACCGACTTCCACCTCGCGCACCTGGGCTCCCGGGCCGCCGGCGGGGCGGGCCTGGTGATGGTCGAGGCCACCGCGGTCCGCCCGGAGGGCAGGATCTCGCCGTACGACCTGGGCCTGTGGAACGACCGCCAGCAGCAGGCGCTCGGCCGGATCGCCGCCCTGGTCGCGAGCCACGGAGCGGTGCCGGCCGTCCAGCTCGCACACAGCGGCCGCAAGGCGGGCACCCGGCAGCCCTGGCTCGGCGGCACACCGGTCCCGCCCGAGGAGGGCGGCTGGCAGCCGGTCGGCCCGTCCGACCTGCCCTTCGGGGCCAACCCCGTACCGCACGAGCTGACCGTCGAGGAGATCGGCGCCGTCGTCCGCTCCTTCGCCGAGGCGGCGCAGCGGGCGCTCGCCGCCGGTTTCCAGGTGGCCGAGGTGCACGGCGCGCACGGCTACCTGATCCACTCCTTCCTCTCGCCGGCCGCCAACCACCGCTCCGACGGGTACGGCGGCGGCTTCGCCGGGCGCGCCCGCCTCGCGCTGGAGGTGGCGGCCGCCGTCCGCGCCGTCTGGCCGGCGGACCTGCCGGTGTTCTTCCGGGTCTCCGCCACCGACTGGCTGGCCGGGGAACCGAGCTGGACGGTGGACGACAGCGCCCTGCTCGCCAAGGAGCTCCAGGGCGTCGGCGTCGACCTGGTGGACGTCTCCAGCGGCGGTCTCGCCCCGCACGCCGACGTCCGGGTCGGCCCCGGCTACCAGGTGCCCTTCGCCGCCCGGGTCCGCGAGCTCGGCGGGCTGCCGGTCAGTGCGGTCGGCCTGATCACCGAGCCCGAGCAGGCCGAGCGGATCCTCACCGACGGCCTGGCCGACGCGGTGATGCTCGGCCGCGAGCTGCTCCGCAACCCGTACTGGCCGCAGCACGCCGCCCGCACCCTCGGCGCCGAGCGGCGCTGGCCCCGGCAGTACGGCTTCGCCGTGGGCGCCCGCGGCTGA
- a CDS encoding DHA2 family efflux MFS transporter permease subunit, with amino-acid sequence MGPSTAPDPDPGHPRRWAALAALCSSLVVVTIDNTVLNTALPALATALHASTADLQWINNAYTLVFAAMLITAGGLGARFGQRRSLIAGLTVFALASAVAANADSAAQLIALRAVMGLGAAFVMPATLSTIVSLFGERERPKAIAIWSATAGLGIVIGPIAGGLLLEHFSWGSVFWINVPLVAAALAAAVALIPALPGRRTGPLDVLGLLLSATGLAALVDVIVRGPERGWLSSATLVEALAAAVLLAGFALWELRAAQPMVDIRMFAVRAVSVAGAVLAVTFFALFGLLFVFTQYLQLVHGYSPLGAGLGALPFALAMAATAATSDRTTARIGARSSIAGGLTLMALGLAGVSLVRVDTPFALLSVAMAVVGAGMGLIMAPASAAAVAALPREKAPMASALNGVVRELGGVLGIAVVGTVVSASYRDHLRTALPSAPPPADADLPSAHVVAAHLPPAQGGRLVDAANQAFTTAMHSGTWTCAAIALSGAAAALVLLRRPAPAGGPATPAARTPVDQYS; translated from the coding sequence ATGGGCCCCTCGACCGCGCCCGATCCGGACCCCGGCCACCCGCGCCGCTGGGCGGCCCTGGCCGCCCTCTGCTCCTCGCTGGTGGTCGTCACCATCGACAACACCGTGCTCAACACCGCCCTGCCGGCCCTCGCCACGGCGCTGCACGCCTCCACCGCCGACCTGCAGTGGATCAACAACGCCTACACCCTGGTCTTCGCCGCGATGCTGATCACCGCGGGCGGGCTCGGTGCCCGCTTCGGCCAGCGCCGCTCGCTGATCGCCGGCCTGACGGTCTTCGCGCTGGCCTCGGCGGTCGCCGCCAACGCCGACTCGGCGGCCCAACTGATCGCCCTGCGCGCGGTGATGGGGCTGGGCGCGGCCTTCGTCATGCCGGCCACGCTGTCCACCATCGTGTCGCTGTTCGGCGAACGGGAACGGCCCAAGGCCATCGCCATCTGGTCCGCCACCGCCGGACTCGGCATCGTGATCGGCCCGATCGCCGGCGGCCTGCTGCTCGAACACTTCTCCTGGGGCAGCGTGTTCTGGATCAACGTGCCCCTGGTCGCTGCGGCCCTGGCCGCCGCCGTCGCCCTGATCCCTGCGCTGCCGGGCCGCCGGACCGGCCCGCTCGACGTCCTCGGCCTGCTGCTGTCGGCCACCGGCCTGGCCGCCTTGGTCGACGTGATCGTCCGTGGCCCGGAGCGCGGCTGGCTCTCCTCGGCCACACTCGTCGAGGCCCTCGCGGCGGCCGTGCTGCTGGCCGGGTTCGCGCTCTGGGAGCTGCGAGCCGCCCAGCCGATGGTCGACATCCGGATGTTCGCCGTGCGCGCGGTCAGCGTCGCGGGCGCGGTGCTGGCCGTCACCTTCTTCGCCCTGTTCGGCCTGCTGTTCGTCTTCACCCAGTACCTCCAGCTGGTGCACGGGTACAGCCCGCTGGGCGCCGGCCTCGGTGCGCTCCCGTTCGCCCTGGCGATGGCGGCCACCGCCGCCACCAGCGACCGCACCACGGCCCGGATCGGCGCCCGCAGCTCCATCGCCGGCGGCCTCACCCTGATGGCGCTCGGCCTCGCCGGGGTCTCGCTGGTCCGGGTCGACACCCCGTTCGCCCTGCTCTCCGTCGCCATGGCGGTGGTCGGCGCGGGCATGGGCCTGATCATGGCCCCGGCCAGCGCGGCGGCCGTCGCCGCCCTGCCCCGGGAGAAGGCGCCGATGGCGAGCGCGCTCAACGGCGTGGTCCGCGAACTCGGCGGCGTCCTCGGCATCGCGGTGGTCGGCACCGTGGTCTCCGCCTCCTACCGCGACCACCTGCGCACCGCGCTGCCGTCGGCCCCGCCGCCCGCCGACGCGGACCTCCCCTCCGCCCACGTGGTCGCCGCCCACCTCCCGCCGGCGCAGGGCGGCCGCCTGGTGGACGCCGCGAACCAGGCCTTCACCACGGCCATGCACAGTGGCACCTGGACCTGTGCCGCGATCGCCCTGTCGGGCGCGGCCGCCGCCCTCGTCCTGCTCCGCCGCCCGGCCCCGGCCGGCGGACCCGCGACCCCGGCCGCCAGGACCCCGGTGGATCAGTACAGCTAG
- a CDS encoding FadR/GntR family transcriptional regulator: MEIQGLPGQLLADLGPAIASGEIPVGSVLRAEELEGRYGVSRTVVREAVRILESMRMVESRRRVGSTVLPKSDWDVFDPLVIRWRLAGADRAAQLRSLGSLRVAVEPAAAALAARQADDDARRELSALAVELTVTARAADLEAFLRHDIAFHAAVLRASGNEMFAHLGGTVGAVLTGRTEHHLMPHRPAEYAVRLHREVAEAICAGDAETAERAMRTIVVGALEELDATLE; this comes from the coding sequence ATGGAGATCCAGGGCCTGCCGGGCCAACTGCTCGCGGACCTCGGTCCGGCCATCGCCTCGGGCGAGATCCCGGTCGGCAGCGTCCTGCGGGCCGAGGAGCTGGAGGGCCGGTACGGGGTGTCCCGGACGGTGGTGCGGGAGGCCGTGCGGATCCTGGAGTCGATGCGGATGGTCGAGTCCCGGCGCCGGGTCGGCAGCACCGTGCTGCCGAAGAGCGACTGGGACGTCTTCGACCCGCTGGTGATCCGCTGGCGGCTGGCCGGCGCGGACCGGGCCGCCCAGCTGCGCTCACTCGGATCCCTGCGGGTGGCGGTCGAACCCGCGGCTGCGGCCCTGGCGGCCCGTCAGGCCGACGACGACGCGCGCCGCGAGCTGAGCGCCCTGGCCGTCGAACTGACCGTCACCGCGCGCGCCGCCGACCTGGAGGCATTCCTGCGGCACGACATCGCCTTCCACGCGGCGGTGCTGCGGGCCAGCGGGAACGAGATGTTCGCGCACCTGGGCGGTACCGTCGGCGCGGTGCTCACCGGCCGCACCGAGCACCACCTGATGCCCCACCGGCCGGCCGAGTACGCCGTGCGGCTGCACCGCGAGGTCGCGGAGGCGATCTGCGCGGGCGACGCGGAGACCGCCGAACGGGCGATGCGCACCATCGTGGTGGGGGCGCTGGAAGAGCTCGACGCGACCCTGGAGTGA
- a CDS encoding gluconate:H+ symporter has protein sequence MLAAAPPALPHTTDDTTLLIAVLLSIAAIVLLITRLKLHPFLALTLGSGLLAAVAGAPFDKLTSSFATGFGATVSGVGLLIGLGAMLGKLLADSGGANIIADTVLARSGRRALPWAMALIAAVLGLPLFFEVGVVLLVPIVLLVARRGNIPLLRIGIPALAGLSVLHGLVPPHPGPLVAVDALKADLGITLALGLLIAVPTLVIAGPLFARVAERWVGPLELPAETTPAEAERPERTPRFGAVLATILLPVALMLGKALVDVVIDDPKATLQRIFDFVGSPLIALLAATLLGMLTLGRAAGFDKARISRTVEKSLAPIAGIVFIVGAGGGFKQTLIDVGVGNAVSVWSSKWHISALLLGWLIAVLIRLATGSATVATITAAGIVAPLAVGMSSTHAALLVLAIGAGSLFFSHVNDAGFWLVKEYFGMTVGQTVKSWSVMETVISVVAIALILPLSLII, from the coding sequence CTGCTCGCGGCCGCCCCACCGGCCCTGCCGCACACCACCGACGACACCACCCTGCTGATCGCGGTGCTGCTCAGCATCGCCGCCATCGTGCTGCTGATCACCAGGCTCAAGCTGCACCCCTTCCTCGCCCTGACCCTCGGCTCCGGGCTGCTCGCCGCGGTGGCCGGCGCCCCCTTCGACAAGCTGACCAGCAGCTTCGCCACCGGCTTCGGCGCGACCGTGAGCGGCGTCGGCCTGCTGATCGGTCTCGGCGCGATGCTCGGCAAGCTGCTCGCCGACTCCGGCGGGGCGAACATCATCGCGGACACCGTGCTGGCCCGCTCCGGCCGCCGGGCGCTGCCCTGGGCGATGGCGCTGATCGCCGCCGTGCTCGGGCTGCCGCTGTTCTTCGAGGTCGGCGTGGTCCTGCTGGTGCCGATCGTGCTGCTGGTCGCCCGGCGCGGCAACATCCCGCTGCTGCGGATCGGCATCCCGGCGCTGGCCGGCCTGTCCGTCCTGCACGGCCTGGTGCCCCCGCACCCCGGCCCGCTGGTCGCGGTCGACGCGCTCAAGGCCGACCTCGGCATCACCCTGGCCCTCGGCCTGCTGATCGCGGTGCCGACGCTGGTGATCGCCGGGCCGCTGTTCGCCCGGGTCGCCGAGCGCTGGGTCGGGCCGCTGGAGCTCCCGGCCGAGACCACGCCGGCCGAGGCCGAGCGGCCCGAGCGCACCCCGCGGTTCGGTGCCGTGCTCGCGACCATCCTGCTGCCGGTGGCGCTGATGCTCGGCAAGGCGCTGGTCGATGTGGTGATCGACGACCCGAAGGCCACCCTGCAGCGGATCTTCGACTTCGTCGGCTCGCCGCTGATCGCCCTGCTCGCGGCCACTCTCCTCGGCATGCTGACCCTCGGCCGGGCGGCCGGCTTCGACAAGGCCCGGATCTCGCGCACCGTGGAGAAGTCGCTCGCCCCGATCGCGGGCATCGTCTTCATCGTCGGTGCGGGCGGCGGCTTCAAGCAGACCCTGATCGACGTCGGCGTCGGCAACGCGGTCAGCGTCTGGTCGAGCAAGTGGCACATCTCCGCCCTGCTGCTCGGCTGGCTGATCGCCGTCCTGATCCGGCTGGCGACCGGGTCGGCCACCGTCGCCACCATCACCGCGGCGGGCATCGTGGCCCCGCTCGCCGTCGGGATGTCCAGCACCCACGCGGCCCTGCTGGTGCTCGCGATCGGTGCGGGTTCGCTGTTCTTCTCGCACGTCAACGACGCCGGCTTCTGGCTGGTCAAGGAGTACTTCGGGATGACGGTCGGCCAGACCGTCAAGTCCTGGTCGGTGATGGAGACCGTGATCTCGGTGGTGGCGATCGCCCTGATCCTGCCGCTCAGCCTGATCATCTGA